The following coding sequences lie in one Deltaproteobacteria bacterium genomic window:
- a CDS encoding glycosyltransferase family 4 protein has product MNLLFLTKLLPRADIIGGPILIYHRIKNLSSMGYKITLVVPAYTDEDRDDKSLVPFCERVILIDSVKERPYDEIETLYKRLNRPRFFLAGDGGFYQGIEDAFRSALEKDHFDAIIAEYSIVGQYLEANYDLIPPSTMTIISVHECYTKAFELRAKKGEGITEETMKEIQDYEFKMYESVDRVLTLTKEDRDIMIGYAPGLKDKIEVVPHGVDTEFFTPPKEKSWVRDTKNILYVGNFLHHPNVDAVKNFIDHCWGKIQREVPDAKFYAIGFSPPRELLDLRSKNVVVQEGGDNENMRRFYWESDVFVAPIELGTGFRGKLLEAMACGLPVVATGLATFGINPRHGKDMFVTDDYGAFSEYVIMLLKDLKLRKEIAANALTLARSYDHRHAAEKLDKVIKRGKKGAPSANQ; this is encoded by the coding sequence ATGAATCTGCTGTTCTTGACAAAGCTTCTCCCCAGGGCAGATATCATAGGCGGCCCTATATTGATCTATCATAGAATTAAGAATCTATCTTCAATGGGATACAAGATAACCTTGGTTGTCCCTGCCTATACTGATGAGGACAGAGATGACAAGAGCCTTGTGCCCTTTTGTGAGAGGGTTATCCTGATTGACTCCGTCAAAGAAAGGCCCTACGATGAAATTGAGACACTCTACAAAAGGCTGAACAGACCGAGGTTCTTCTTGGCCGGAGACGGGGGGTTCTATCAAGGCATAGAGGATGCGTTCAGGTCAGCCCTGGAAAAGGATCACTTCGACGCCATTATTGCAGAATACTCGATAGTGGGGCAATACCTGGAGGCAAATTATGATCTTATTCCTCCAAGTACCATGACCATAATCTCTGTGCACGAATGCTATACAAAGGCCTTTGAGCTCAGGGCAAAAAAGGGAGAGGGAATCACAGAAGAGACCATGAAGGAAATACAAGATTACGAGTTTAAGATGTATGAGAGCGTTGATAGAGTCTTGACTTTGACTAAAGAGGATAGAGACATCATGATAGGTTATGCTCCGGGGTTAAAGGATAAAATCGAGGTAGTTCCTCACGGAGTTGATACGGAATTCTTTACACCTCCAAAAGAGAAATCGTGGGTCAGAGATACCAAGAATATCCTATATGTGGGAAATTTTTTGCATCATCCTAACGTGGATGCGGTGAAAAATTTCATTGACCACTGCTGGGGTAAGATCCAGAGAGAGGTTCCAGATGCGAAGTTTTACGCCATTGGGTTCAGTCCGCCTCGAGAGCTCTTGGATTTAAGAAGCAAGAATGTGGTTGTCCAGGAGGGTGGAGATAACGAAAATATGCGGCGATTTTATTGGGAATCCGATGTCTTTGTGGCACCGATTGAGCTGGGCACTGGCTTTAGGGGGAAGCTCTTAGAGGCCATGGCTTGTGGTCTACCGGTCGTTGCCACTGGATTGGCCACCTTCGGGATAAATCCAAGACATGGGAAGGACATGTTTGTTACCGATGACTATGGGGCTTTTTCTGAGTATGTGATTATGCTCTTAAAGGACCTCAAACTCAGGAAGGAGATTGCCGCTAACGCGTTAACGTTGGCAAGAAGTTATGACCATAGGCATGCGGCTGAGAAGTTAGACAAGGTGATTAAAAGGGGCAAGAAAGGGGCCCCATCAGCTAATCAATAG